A genomic window from Elaeis guineensis isolate ETL-2024a chromosome 3, EG11, whole genome shotgun sequence includes:
- the LOC105040376 gene encoding probable WRKY transcription factor 51, which translates to MAYLPTERTDWKAIAMSMAFAHHSGRPMEMNASDYLVYNEASLACQLERPVPLMANGSSTSGIHGSGMQTAKMEGVFRVAFRTKSEIDILDDGFKWRKYGKKSVKSSPNPRNYYRCSTEGCAVKKRVERDGGDPSYVITTYEGVHNHTSPAVLYFTPKGNASGASLIAGDY; encoded by the exons ATGGCCTACTTACCCACCGAGAGGACTGATTGGAAGGCGATAGCCATGAGCATGGCTTTTGCTCATCACTCCGGCCGGCCAATGGAAATGAATGCCTCTGACTACTTAGTGTATAATGAGGCCTCCTTAGCTTGCCAACTAGAAAGACCAGTTCCTCTGATGGCGAATGGTAGTAGCACCAGCGG AATACATGGGAGTGGGATGCAGACTGCGAAGATGGAAGGAGTTTTCAGGGTTGCATTCAGAACAAAGTCTGAGATTGACATCCTGGATGATGGTTTCAAGTGGAGAAAGTACGGAAAGAAGTCAGTGAAGAGCAGCCCAAACCCAAG GAACTACTATCGTTGCTCAACCGAAGGATGCGCGGTGAAGAAGAGGGTGGAAAGAGACGGAGGAGACCCCAGCTATGTGATAACTACGTACGAAGGGGTGCACAACCACACCAGCCCAGCCGTTCTTTATTTCACGCCCAAAGGGAATGCCTCCGGTGCATCTCTTATTGCCGGAGATTACTGA
- the LOC105040377 gene encoding protein TWIN LOV 1: MVALRLCPIATIHDHTGTSPPPAAVAMAEGMGTCRDRLIDQSLTARYSGWILEALDELPDNFLISDPVISGHPIVFASRGFLAMSGYAREEVVGRNGRIFQGPATDRRSVMEIREAIREERTLQISLLNYRKDGTPHWILFHLCPVFAMEDGRVIHFVAVQVPIPRQSRCSRSGEREMVFGTCRNEVRLDEDCGCNLAVDSFLDMDNKGLDAEESCKASDREKEKALNAANSILSTMTHYSKLTGRVVCTKRCSSAGIAPLSSSLNISLGRIKQSFVLTDPHLPDMPIIYASDEFLSLTGYSRYEVLGCNCRFLHGPGTDAGVLQQIKDCIRAEQACSVRLLNYRKDGSSFGNLLHISPVRDASGKIAFYVEVQIDENSKGDEHGLSPKMRQLGVVGQVKVAVRSLSSRAGPSRTSS; encoded by the exons ATGGTGGCGCTGAGGCTCTGTCCGATCGCCACCATCCACGACCATACAGGGACAtcgccaccaccggcggcggtcGCCATGGCGGAAGGGATGGGGACCTGTCGCGACCGGCTGATCGACCAGTCGCTCACCGCCCGCTACTCGGGTTGGATCTTGGAGGCGCTCGACGAGCTGCCGGACAACTTCTTGATCAGCGATCCGGTCATCTCCGGCCACCCGATCGTTTTCGCCAGCCGCGGATTCCTCGCCATGTCGGGATACGCTCGGGAGGAGGTGGTGGGACGGAACGGAAGGATCTTCCAGGGCCCCGCCACCGACCGGCGGTCGGTGATGGAGATCCGGGAGGCGATCCGGGAGGAGCGGACGCTCCAGATTAGCTTGCTCAACTATCGGAAAGATGGGACGCCGCATTGGATCTTGTTCCACCTGTGCCCGGTGTTCGCCATGGAGGATGGGCGGGTGATTCACTTCGTGGCGGTTCAGGTGCCGATTCCGAGGCAGTCGAGATGCTCGAGATCGGGAGAGAGGGAAATGGTGTTCGGGACTTGCCGGAACGAGGTGCGTTTGGATGAAGATTGTGGGTGTAATCTTGCGGTGGATTCGTTTCTTGATATGGATAACAAAG GGTTGGATGCTGAAGAGTCTTGCAAAGCAAGTGATCGAGAGAAGGAGAAAGCGTTGAATGCTGCTAATAGCATCTTGTCAACAATGACTCACTATAGCAAGCTTACAGGCAGAGTGGTCTGCACAAAGAGATGCAGTTCAGCTGGCATTGCGCCTCTCAGCTCGTCCCTAAATATATCTCTTGGTAGAATCAAACAGAGCTTTGTATT GACTGATCCACATTTACCTGACATGCCCATCATTTATGCCAGTGATGAATTTCTAAGTTTGACAG GTTATTCTAGATATGAAGTCTTGGGGTGTAACTGTAGATTCCTACATGGACCTGGTACAGATGCTGGAGTTCTACAGCAG ATAAAGGACTGCATTCGAGCAGAGCAAGCTTGTTCAGTCCGTCTTTTGAACTATAG GAAAGATGGAAGCTCATTCGGGAATCTTCTTCACATATCTCCTGTACGGGATGCATCTGGCAAG ATTGCATTCTATGTTGAGGTTCAGATAGATGAGAATTCAAAGGGTGATGAACATGGACTGAGCCCAAAGATGAGGCAACTTGGTGTGGTGGGACAAGTGAAGGTTGCCGTGAGGAGCTTATCTTCACGTGCTGGCCCCTCAAGGACATCATCATAG